In Poecile atricapillus isolate bPoeAtr1 chromosome 1, bPoeAtr1.hap1, whole genome shotgun sequence, the sequence CCCAAGGCCCCACTGGGACATACGCACCCTCGGGATTCAGGCTGGACACCAGGGGCTCCGCCAGGGTCCTGGGATGGCCGAGGAGCTGCTTGGTGCTGACCTGGGGAGGTGAGTCGATACCAGCGGTGGGAGAAAAACCTACAGGATAGGAAAAAACATCAGGCTCAGGCAGGTCTTGAGCCTCCCGTGCCCACTGGGCACGGCTGCTGCAGTGCCTCTGGGCAGTCACATCACCCGCTCTGGGTGCTCCGGAGGAGAAACAaccaggtccctttccatgagaaccccctgctgctgcctctcatGGCTGTGAGGATGCAGACAAGGCCCTGGGCACCACCCTTCCCTCGCCAAACACAGAAAGGTCATTTGCGGCCAGAGCATGGCCCCACCAGCCCATGGCCCCTGGGGACTGACACTGGCCTTCAGCCACCTGCCTTTTGCTGCAGCGGTGATATGAGGAAagctccctgcagccacctCGGCCCCAAAAGCAGCAATGCAGGATCCAACTCCTGTGCGTGTCTACGAGCAGCCCCCAGGCTTCaatggggaggaggaaggagcccCAGGGCTGATGAATCTCTGAAACCCCCTGGAGCGGTGAGTGACTGCCATGTTAGCACACAAACCCCCACCTGCCTAACCTCAGTGGCCAGGGGAGAGCTGGTCAGCTTTGGGGTTGACCCCTcggaggaggaggcagggagCGGGCAGGGGTCCCGCGGAGCAGCCCCCGCGGCCGAGCCAGCGGCAGCGTGCTGACCTCCGTTTCTCCGGTAGGCTGGCAGCTCGCACGGGCTCGGCTCCGGCTGGGCATCCTCCTCGGACCGGGCCTGCAGGACGGTCACCGTGGCCCCCGTCTGCTGAATAAACTGCTGCAAATTACACTGCCTCAGTTCCTTATTTAACTCCTCCAGCTCTTGGGTCTGGGCCTGCAAAACACACACCGAGGGGGGGACAGGGTGAGCCGCATGTTCCCCCCCGTGCCCCAAGCCAGCTGGCAATcatcccctggggctgtgccccgGCTGGGGCTCACCCTGCCGGTGCCAGCAGAGGGGACCTCAGGGGTACTGTGGCTCAGCCTCCCCTCTCTGAGGGCCTGCAGGAAGGGAGGTGCCCAGGCAATGGGGACGAAGAAGGCGTTGGTTTGGGAAcagtcctgctttgctgcatcTCCACAAGAGGGTGCGAGCAGCCATCAAACGGCGGCCGCCACTGTGCTGGGAGATGCCAAACGCAAATGAGATGCTCAAGGAAAGATGCTGAAAGCACGGACAGCCTGAGGAAGGCCTGGCTGGATTAAAGCTTCCTCGTTTTGCTCCACCAAAGGGGACACGGTGGGTGGAAGGCGGGAGTAACGCAGCCGCTTGACCGCTGATGCTGGGAGGCTGCAACAGGCAATCTGGGGGGACATCACAGCTCATTCCCATTTCCACATTCCATAGCCCCCCACCGTGAGCCCTGAGTGGTCAAAACACTTTGTGCACAGGCACCATGGGGACCTGTGCTATCCCCTTTGTGACTCCTTTATCCAAGACATCAACCCTTGTACCAATGCCACCAACCCCACATGTAGCCCACTTGCTCCAGCACCACTGCCTGTGCTGTAGCAGGGTGATCTTGTACTCCAGGTGCACCAGTTAGAAGAAGCATTAGCCCAGACATAGCTTGCACAGAGAGCAATGGGTGTGGGACCCTGTGCCAGTGGGGCAAGAGTGGTGGTGTACCTCTGTCAGTGATCACTGCTGCTGAGAGCTATGTACCCAGCCCCAAGTTCACTGGGCAGGTAGAGTAACCAGCCCCACTCAACCCATTGGTCTAATGTGTCTGGAAAGCTGGTTCTACCCCCTCCTGAAGTTCTTACCACCCCTTGGAGCGGCTCAACCCAGTCCTATCTACCTGCAGGTTCTTTTCAGCTTCCTCCAGGGCCTTCTCCACGCTGGCCAGGTTGCTCTCCAGCTGGGTGCCTTGCTTGACCTTGGCCTCCAGGTCCCTTTTCATTTTGGTGGCCATGTCCTCCAGCTCTATGGGGCTGGGCATAGAGATCTCCTTCCCCCTCTTGGCCCTCTCGGCCATCTCCCATTGGatctcctcctgcagggctTCAGTCCGGACACTCAGCTCATAGATCCTCTGGGTGTACTCCTCCAGGCTGGCCCGCAGGCTCCTAACCCTCTCCTGCCGCTCCCGCTCACACTCCTTTTCCAGCCGGAGCTCACTCTGCCAAAACTCCTCCTCACCCAGCTCCGACTCGTTCCTCCGCACCAGTTGCTCCAGATAGAGGATCTCATTCTCCTGGCCGGCAAGCCGGCTGCGCTCCCAGAGCCGTAGGTCCATTTCTAGGGTGTCTCCATGGGCCTCCAAGGaatgcagctgctcctgctgctgcagcaccctCCTAAAAAGCTCCTCCTTGGAGGGCTGGACAACACCACCACCCTCTAAGTCTAGCCCATCCCGCGTTTGGTGCCTCCATCGGCCCACGGTGAACAGGTCGCTGGAGCCTGTAGTACCAAGGTTGAAGGTCATGGATTTTTTTGGCTCCCTGGAACGGGGTCCATCTATGCTGGTGAGCCTGGGCTTGATGGGCAAGCTGGCCCGGATGAACGTCCTCTCGGGAGCTTGGGGAGCGCCCTCCGAGGAGGGCCGCTCGGCCATGCTGGGGCCTGTCCGCCGCAGGATGAACTGCACGTCGTTGGCATACTGCCCACACTTGGCCAGCGACTCCAAGGGACactccagaggcagcagctgccgcTCCTTCTCCCGCAGCTTCTGCACCAGCACATAGCGACCCGTCTGACCTGCCGGAGGAGGTGAGCACATCAGATTGGGAAAGCAGAGGCCAGCGGGGTGTGCTGCGGCTGCTGCCCcacaggcagtgctggtgccaTCTCCACCACCACAGAGCAAGACCTCTACCCACCCAAGCACTCCTCTTCCCAGGAAGAACCTGCAGATGGGGCATCCCCCCAGCAGATGGAGATGGCTCACCAATGGCCCGTGCCAGGGCGATGACCACTTCTTGGCAGGTGGTTTGCTCCGAGACTCCACACACGACCCTTTGGATCCCATCCACCCAGACCTTCAGCTCCATCCCCACGGCTGCCGGGCCTCAGGTGCTCTGGGTCATTGCAGGACAGGCTGCCtgtggggaaaaagaaaccagGTTTCCATCTCAAGCCACTAACAAGGAATACAAGACGCTTTAAAAGCAGTGTCATTAAATCATCATCCCATGGGGTAGATCCTAGACAAAGAAGTTGTTCGCTGCCACTCCATGCATAGATTGCACTTTTCCCAATGTTATTAAACACTGATATTCATTTGCaaagaaagtatttctttttttcctcatgtctGGACAGTGGGGTCCACATCTTCCTGTAGTGGGAAATTATGGGGTTTGTGTGCCTGTCTGGCACCCAAAAGATGCCCAGGTTATTTCTGCTGTGAGGACAGACTTTTGATGGGTTTGCTGGACGTTCACTgcaatttttctgaaaatttgaCAGAGTGGCACTGAGGGATTTTCTAAATAACATTGGAAAAGTCAGATGAACTGCAGGCTGCCCACTTTTGCAATGATATAGAGGAAAGGTGCAGATAACGCACATTTTAATCTTTTCATATTTACATCCATCTCAACTTGTCAGACAGggattaagaaattaaaataaagcctCTTTCTGAACAAAAGCATGACCAAAGGTAGGGTTTGTGAGGGGTAGTCAGGCATAAACACCCATGACAAAATCCAGGCTCTGACCAACACCAGGGCCCAGCTCAACTCCCATCCAGCGGGTACCACTACCTTAAAACAACACTTGTTAGCCTGTCTCTTCAGGCAGCTCAACAACTGCAACcatcacacacaaaaaaaaaaaaaaaaaaaaaaaaaaaaaaaaaaaaaaaaaaaaaaaaaaaaaaaattaagcacaAGCGGTAAAGAACTCAAATATTCAAACACTGTGCAAAGATGTATCTATTTTTCCTGCTATAAACACTGGATTTGACAGTATCAATCTTGTCTGAAAGCCCTGGATAGAGCAACATACACAGAATTTTCAGGCCCTCCAGGGGGTCACAGACTGCTTTCCCTGCCTCACCTGGCTGGTTGCAgcccctccctctgctccagctatCCCAAGTTTGGGGCCAGGCTGTGAGAAAGCTTGACCTTAGGTTAAACTCCACTTCTTCATTATATTTTGTTGCCTCCTTGAGTAATCAAAGGGAGGGCTTGAAGGGTCCTGTCTCCACTGATGAGGAATTTTAATCACGGTGTGAGAAAGGCAAGGAGAAACCAGGGAAAACACAGCTTGGTAAGGACATTCTGCGCAGGTGCTGGGTCCTGttggtgccacctccctgcccaCCTCCAAAAcatgggcacagagcagccgTCACAAATACCTCAGTGCTGAGTTCATGTTTGCCTTGGCTCAGCCACTGGGGAAAACTGTGGGGCCGAAGGACACCTTGGGTTTGGCCCACCTCCCTGTAAGCCCCAAACCACTAAAATTTTCAAGATATTAAATTTAAAGTTGCATTTTGGCACCACTCCCCAGTCCTGTGTATTCAAGGCTTCAACTGTCCCCCGGCATGGAGCAAAGTCCAGGTGCCACTGCGGCACCACCCAACTCACCCTGAAACCACTGTAGTTCCCCACCCCACAACCTTCCCCTCAGCAGCACCCTAACACCGAAACTGGAGTGCAACACATCCCACAGAGCACTCCCTGTCCCCCCTCTTTCCTGGCCAATCTCAAATCCAGCTTCTTGTGGCATGACCCAGTAAGGGGGGCCAGGAGCTTAAGaacagacaagaaaaataacCCAGTTTGTCAAGTCACACCAAACAGTCTCACCTTGCTGGCAAAATCCAGTGTCTGCTGAGCGCTGTGGGAGCAGGATGGCTGCTGGCACACGGGTCCCAGGCACCTGTCCGGGTTCAAACCAGGCACCAACCTCTGGCCCCACCTCGGCCGGCCTTCCAGGCAATCATTTACCAGCAGCCCAGCGTGTGGCACACTGCTGCCAAAAACTGGGAAAGGGGCAGCCAGCTTTGCTCCTCATGTAAGAGAAACCCCCAAAAAGAAGCTAGGGCATAATTCCCACCACATtctccagcaccccaaaatccaatgGATTTTATTGCTTCCATAGATCCTTGCAAGTACAGGGGGTCCTTGCTGCAACCTCTGGGAGTTTTGGGTGCTGTCTGCAGCTTGTTGCCAGATGCAGGATGTTATCTGTCCCCTTGgagagggctgggggctgctcccTTCTCTGCCTGCCCTCCCCCTGCCTTCTGTGCAAGATCAGCTCCCACTCAAAACCAGCCTGGCTCTCttaccccaaatccctggcCTCACAAAGGAGCTGACAGGATGAAGGCTCATCCTTATCTGAGGGGACCTGCAATGCTCCCCGAACCCCTCGGTTCCTGCTTGGGAGGGACATCACAGGCTGCACTCAGCATCTCATCCCCAATACTCCACCATGATAGCATCAGCCtagttaagaaaaaaacaacaaaaataaaacaaaccaccaTAAAACCCCATCAGGCAATAAACCTAAAAACATTCAGCTTTGCTGTGCCCTACTCAGTGCTTTACTATCACTCAATACCACAATTGGGGGTGTCTCATTGCTCCACTTGCAAACAGACCCCCATCTTAATGAACTTCCCTGCCAACCCCCTGCATTAATAGTGGGTGCCTTTATTACATCACCAGGTAGGAGAAATAATGGGCTTTTTTTTGAGCAAGAATTACTTTTCTTGGGGAAGAGCCTTCTCAGCAGAAGGCGGGCTTCCAGCTGCCTCTATTTGTACTTGCCCCAGGAGGTTGCTTTGATCATGAACCAGAAGTGCAGGAAgctgccaggccctgccccaaaaaaacaccaggGAAGCCAGCAGGTGGCTGTGGGTGCCAGGACACATGATGGCTGCTCCCTAAGGCCACTCATTTTATTCTTACCCCTCCCCACTATGGATTTCTAAATAATTCTTATTGGAAGCAAGATTAACAAAATGACTAATTTTCTGTTCCCGTTCCCCATGTGATGGGTCCTAAAATTGAGGGTAGGGATGATTCACACCATGACTTCAACATATTTCCTAACTGAAAGTCAGAATTTCAAATGctgacaataaaaaaaaaaaaaaaaaaattaaaaatctcagATCTTGCAGCTTTAGGAttcctggcactgctgtctCCCAGCCTCCCTGAAAGTGTCAGGCTAAAGGAAGTGGAGATGAAGGAGTATTTCTGCACGTGGAGGAGGATGCACATCTTGCTCCTGTAAACTGCCATCCTGATGGCTGCTGTGATCTCCCCTGGACATGAAACAATAGAAAATTGGCCAGCCACCCTCCTCAAAGAAGCGAGGACCACTCCTGATTTGTAGGGCCACCTGCTGTGTCCCCTATGGGGTCTCTCAGAAGCTGAGACATCACCTTCCAGCCAAGGACTGCAAGCCCTTTGCAGGAGTCTATTACATTTTGCCACACACaagaataataatttaaaaaaataaaaaaaataaagatctgtttcagaaaaaaaacccacacatttTTCACCCAATAGCAAGAACTGCTGCAACCCAAATACCAAAGCACCCCAAACATCTCTACCACAGCTCCTAAAAAGGACCATCTGGGACCAGCATAAAGGTTTTGAGATGGGCAACCTGCCAGCACTGTTTCACCCATTTTTGCAGGTTCACTCACCTCCCTCACTATATCCACCCCCTGGTAGGGAGCTGGCTACAGGGCCAGGTGGCAAGAGAGCAGCACCACAGGGAAGGCTTCCAAGAAAACCTAATTAAAAGTGAAAGGAATCCAGAAGACCAGCCTTTCGTGTCAGGGTTTGGGCTGAGGGTAGGGTCACAACGACTCATGATTAATAAACTGCATTAGTACTTGAGAGCAGGCTGTGATGAGCCTGCCATCCATGAAGCACCAAGGTGTCCATAGGGACCAGCAGCTTTACATCCCTTTGGACGCAGTCCAAGAAAATGCTGGGGTACTCTCACAGTTGTTTTAGTTTTACTTTGAACCTGACCCTCTGGCTCCTCTCTCACCCAAAGCCAGGGGGATGCTCATCCCAGCTGTGCACAGACACaccaataaaaaaccccaacccaagACATGAGTAAGCAGCaagtggggaggggaggggttgccctgtgctgccatccTCCATGCTGGGGCGCTGGTAGGTTGGCTATGACTCACTGCCCTGGATCAACTGCTGCTGTGACACCTCCAGCAGATATTTAATACTTCCTCAAGTCTCTCTCTGCTCTAAGCACCgggcccagctcctgctcctaAGGGGAGAGATGGTATTTGCCCACCTGCTGAAACCTCTGGTGGGGAAGAAGCCTCCCTGTTACTCTGCTGACAACACAGACAAAATCCATAAATAACTGAAGCTTCTTGACAACACCTGCAGCTTGAAGGGGATGGGACATGGACCAGGTTTCCCTCCACACCACGAACTGTGTCCTCCTGCCTGGGGACCTTCTTTTGGAGTCACATCACCTGTCCTTGGCTGAGCTGTTACAGGGACTGAGCTGTTCTGCTGGGCTTTCCATGCCTTGTCCATCCCAGGACAGAAGGCAATGCCATGGTCAAGGTCCAATGCTGAGCACAGATCAGCTATGGCAAGGTATGATGCCATGTCACAGTCCAGACTGGCAGTTCCCTTGCTGGCCAGAGATGACCATCCCCATCTCTGAACAAGCTGATCGTGCAGCAGAATCTGGCAACCACTCACAGTCACTGCCACCACAGCTGGAAGCACAAGGCAAAGCCCCAGCCATTTGGTGCATGAATGTTCCACCACTCCAGCTTGTCCTGTGGATGCTGGCCCCAGGATCCTGAAGGGACACATCCCTTGGCCTGTTCCAAGGCAGCCAAGAAGGTCACCTACCAAATACAGCAGTGTCCTGTCCCTCAGAGCAGGGGCCATCAGGGTCTCGGAAGCTTGCACAGAGCTCCAAACTGGAGCAGCAAATGGGTTACTTCAACCCAGCACAGAGTTGACACTTAAACAAGCTCAAGGGGTGACAAACGAGTCCTACCAGAGTGGTCACAGCCCAGACAGGCAGCTCTTCATCCTTCCACCGTCACAGGGAGGGTGTGCAAGTACTTCTCACCCCCCAGGCCAAAGGAAGCCACCAGCTCTTGCGCAAGGGAGCCACAAGCACCCAGGAGCAAGGAAGCAGCAGGCATGGGGCTCTAATTCACACCCAAGCAGCTTATTTAGGGGAGGCCATAATAGCATCATATCCTCAGCTCACCCATCACCCCCCACCCAGCTCCCTACTCTGACATGTTGAGCCTGACAGAAAGCCCTAAAAACTGTCAAATTACCAAAATCAGTAATTTAACCCAAAGGTGCACTTTTACCAGAGATGTATGGATGGACCCAAACCCAAACACCCCCAAGGGTCTGCTGCCTTTCAATAGCAAGCGGCTTCTGCTGGGGGCATCCTACAGTGCATAATGCACACTTGGCATCAGCAAAAGTTACATCCATGTTTCAAGGGCTTTTTGCACTAAAGGAGATCAAAGGAAAAGTATGTCTTGTGGCATTTGCATGCTCGAGAGCTAAAGCATGACTTGAGCAAGAACTCGCAGACCACCACCAATATCCTCCAGCAATCCAATGGGGCACATGTCCCACACAAGGATCTTGCAGTCTTTTAGGAACTGCCCAAAGAGACAGATTTCTGGAGAGCCATAAGCATCACACCAGCAACCCCCcattaagagaaaaatagagGCTTAGAGATTTTCTGCTCCACTTCCTCCCAAAAATTACAGACCCATGCTAACATGCCTGGGGAGCCTGGCCAATGTTGAGCAGGGCAGGAAGCGTCAGGGACAAatcctgcccagggctgctacGCAGAATGGGGACGGTCCTCAGGGTGATGGCCTTTGGCAGGGATTTAGGGGAGGGAGGCTCACACCATGACTGGTGTCAAAGACACTCACTCCATGCCATCTCCACCTCCCAGGATTTCTGTTTTTTAATCCAAGCTTTTGAGTCTGCTACAGCAGCAGACCCACACAGaaccagaagaaacagaaacagcacTGTCAAGAAGCTGGGAACCTTTTCTCCCTCTTAAACAAGATTTAGATTTGTGGCCATGGCAGGTCAGCATTGAGAGTCATATGAAAACATCAAGAATCACAGCCAGTGACATTTTAGGGATGATTACTAGTCAGTCCACCCCACAGATGAGGCACCAACCAAAAGCTCATTATACATTAAAATCAGCAAAAACACCCCTCCACCTACTGCACACACTCACATTACAGCGTTTCAGCCTGGAAGCGGAAGGATCATCTTTCTCACCTTCACGCATCGTGTTTCTCCCTTGCAGCACTGATGGCTACTGTCCATGGGGGgagagctggcagggcaggcTAGGAAAGTCTGCCCTAAACACGAAGCTTTGCAAGGGAACCATTAGCAGCACCTGCTATTCCTGTAACCATTACCATCACCCCCAGTCCCACATGTGAAGAGTGACTTCATGAAAGCAACTGGAAGTAAATCAGTAGTTTCTTCCCAGGGGGAGAGGCAAAATTAGCAACAGTGTATAGATTagaggggaaagaggaaaggcTTTTGCATGCCATACGCTTTTTTCTCTTGTGCAGTTGAGTGCACCCTGATGCCATGCCCAGGATGGACCTAGCTTTGCCCCCACTACAAGGGCAAGATTAGGTCTAGGTATCTTGGGGCTCTAGGCTGATCTAGATTAGATTCGTCACCTTTAGGGGATGACTCACAATCCAGCTCCTAAAAGGCAAGCTCTGAGGGGCATTTGCCAAAGCATCCACACAAACACAACCATGGCACTCATATGCCAGCAGGTCCAGAATCTCTGCTGTGTTCATCTTCCACAGCAGTCAGTCATCAGCGAAAGCACGATGCAATTTGGGAACACTCCCCTGTTATCACACACAGTCCATTCCCCAAGTCAGAACACAGCTCGTATTTGTCACCACATGGAACACAGTTGGAATCTTGAGAGGCAGGAGCCCACTCAAGCCTTGGAAATACTCCTCCCCAGCCAAAGAAGAGAACGTCCATTGCCCCCCACCTTCAAGGGTGAGaccaaaatggggaaaacccaACCAATGAGGTCTCTCTCCTAATGCTTCTAGAAGAGCCAGAAAGGACACTCAAAGCAGCTTCCTTGAGATGTTTGCCCACTCCAGCCCAGAGGATAAGCCTTGACCACCTATAATGCAATCAGAGACACTCTTCCTATCTCCTGTCAAATTAATCAAAAATTTCATCCCCATAGGATTACAGGAAAATTCAGGCTCTGCAGCTGTCCTGCAAGTAGGACCAGGGACATAAAAAAGCCAAATGACCTACAAATGTTGTCCCTCCAACCTGCCTTCCAGCCTCCTTTAGAAGTGCTGGTGTCAGCCATCAGCAATCCTCTTTCCATTCCAATTATCTTCCTACAGGAGAGGATAATTAACAAATTAGCAAATGGACAACCAGGGGAAAACATTCCAGATTTTATTCTCAATTTCCAGAATAACTTGGTTTCCTAATCTGCTTCAGAAAGCAGCCACGTGTCAAGGATACACTGCTAGGTGTCCAGAGAAGAGGATGCACAGATGAACATGCAGGTGCATGCTGTCATGGATATTCATTTATAACTTTGTAGGATTAAAAAGGATTTTAATGACCCTTTGCAGAGAGCTGAATAGGCTCCTTTCTCTCCCATGCTCAGACACAAAGACAAATAAACAAGAGACTCAGAATGAATCCTGGCTGAAACCTTTGATAAGACCCTTGGGTATTTTAGAAGTCTCTGTTTTCACACTACCTGGCACATGACTAATTAGGTGGAGGTGCTATCACTGCCTGAACCCACCCAGAGACAATAAGCTCTTTAAAGGAGTAAAATCATATAATATCTCTGGAGAGGCAAGT encodes:
- the LOC131574141 gene encoding ras association domain-containing protein 8-like isoform X1, which translates into the protein MELKVWVDGIQRVVCGVSEQTTCQEVVIALARAIGQTGRYVLVQKLREKERQLLPLECPLESLAKCGQYANDVQFILRRTGPSMAERPSSEGAPQAPERTFIRASLPIKPRLTSIDGPRSREPKKSMTFNLGTTGSSDLFTVGRWRHQTRDGLDLEGGGVVQPSKEELFRRVLQQQEQLHSLEAHGDTLEMDLRLWERSRLAGQENEILYLEQLVRRNESELGEEEFWQSELRLEKECERERQERVRSLRASLEEYTQRIYELSVRTEALQEEIQWEMAERAKRGKEISMPSPIELEDMATKMKRDLEAKVKQGTQLESNLASVEKALEEAEKNLQAQTQELEELNKELRQCNLQQFIQQTGATVTVLQARSEEDAQPEPSPCELPAYRRNGGFSPTAGIDSPPQVSTKQLLGHPRTLAEPLVSSLNPEGAYVPVGPWEHELVCRGWVGRGERLLLPKMGCREQACAGGGKPELLIDAIRKRKAHTPAVSALLPGARTLAARISALPGAVEDAAHPLSCHSVSPKVKTLLS
- the LOC131574141 gene encoding ras association domain-containing protein 8-like isoform X2 encodes the protein MELKVWVDGIQRVVCGVSEQTTCQEVVIALARAIGQTGRYVLVQKLREKERQLLPLECPLESLAKCGQYANDVQFILRRTGPSMAERPSSEGAPQAPERTFIRASLPIKPRLTSIDGPRSREPKKSMTFNLGTTGSSDLFTVGRWRHQTRDGLDLEGGGVVQPSKEELFRRVLQQQEQLHSLEAHGDTLEMDLRLWERSRLAGQENEILYLEQLVRRNESELGEEEFWQSELRLEKECERERQERVRSLRASLEEYTQRIYELSVRTEALQEEIQWEMAERAKRGKEISMPSPIELEDMATKMKRDLEAKVKQGTQLESNLASVEKALEEAEKNLQAQTQELEELNKELRQCNLQQFIQQTGATVTVLQARSEEDAQPEPSPCELPAYRRNGGFSPTAGIDSPPQVSTKQLLGHPRTLAEPLVSSLNPEVVSTRQSIWR
- the LOC131574141 gene encoding ras association domain-containing protein 8-like isoform X3; its protein translation is MELKVWVDGIQRVVCGVSEQTTCQEVVIALARAIGQTGRYVLVQKLREKERQLLPLECPLESLAKCGQYANDVQFILRRTGPSMAERPSSEGAPQAPERTFIRASLPIKPRLTSIDGPRSREPKKSMTFNLGTTGSSDLFTVGRWRHQTRDGLDLEGGGVVQPSKEELFRRVLQQQEQLHSLEAHGDTLEMDLRLWERSRLAGQENEILYLEQLVRRNESELGEEEFWQSELRLEKECERERQERVRSLRASLEEYTQRIYELSVRTEALQEEIQWEMAERAKRGKEISMPSPIELEDMATKMKRDLEAKVKQGTQLESNLASVEKALEEAEKNLQVFLPPLVSTHLPRSAPSSSSAIPGPWRSPWCPA